In Candidatus Nitronauta litoralis, one DNA window encodes the following:
- a CDS encoding transposase, which translates to MNAYLTAVQLSSLLGIAKRTLLARSIEGSWPYELRDGNGGRTRYYKLTDLPISVQLQIKKAQSSGCDDPDAPGESLPAVAATKEPSQLELLHAAAGEALLPEWAEKKARARFDLLHQFHEHRDRAKPKGVKKKEADPQFIAMYKAGAWPQLKEELGEVSLKTIFAWMKILKDAGNDYRALAPKHGQHLKKKSLLTPEEEKELFLQLEHENRVPVSEAIRTTKAILLSKGIESPSSPATMRRAVNRYKQYAFDMWVHLREGEKAFIDKVLPYIVRDDSKLEVGDVLVGDGHYCNFFVTHPFTGKQVRPLLILFYDWRSRSMAGWAFSVTENTQVISAALRNSIIGLGKIPKVVYIDNGKAFRSKFFTDEVCPDFHQSGLGGLYQRLGIKCVFAQPYNARAKVVERFFRDFEKFERYIPTFCGSSIKDKPASLMRNEHLMKKLNKRAPLEISQVNRALQSWWSFEANRPHPTIKNATKAEVFEAGRGNGVDLNQLHFLMMDAQVKNLGRNGIRMLNGDYWNEALFGLRCKVTVRYDFNDISKIYVWDEEGEYLGIAERQKAMHPMAAHLGTAKDVAELKHKTKQIKSIKKQTQDLIKKAHDLTGRTANDMPWNNIIEIAPSTVNAVEKFEKQIEGEKIAAQIPQITSDEIDLLPEPAPEPEPENVRPLFETEVEHFCWLLEREEMNADDREFFEEYKKTEMGKTILQGQPERAKGGANV; encoded by the coding sequence ATGAACGCTTATCTAACTGCGGTGCAGCTTTCTTCTTTGTTGGGCATTGCAAAAAGAACGCTCCTCGCTCGATCAATCGAGGGCTCATGGCCTTACGAATTGCGTGATGGAAATGGAGGGAGAACTCGCTACTACAAACTCACAGACCTCCCCATTTCCGTCCAGTTGCAGATCAAGAAAGCCCAATCCTCCGGATGCGACGATCCGGACGCGCCAGGCGAGAGCCTCCCTGCGGTGGCGGCAACAAAAGAGCCAAGCCAGCTCGAACTCCTCCACGCCGCCGCAGGCGAGGCGCTCCTCCCTGAATGGGCAGAAAAAAAGGCCCGTGCCCGTTTCGACCTACTCCATCAATTCCACGAACACCGGGATCGAGCCAAGCCAAAGGGCGTTAAGAAAAAAGAAGCCGATCCGCAGTTCATAGCCATGTACAAAGCGGGTGCCTGGCCCCAATTAAAAGAAGAGCTGGGCGAGGTCTCCCTTAAAACAATTTTCGCATGGATGAAAATTTTAAAAGATGCCGGGAATGATTACCGCGCCCTCGCTCCTAAACACGGCCAGCATTTAAAAAAGAAATCACTCCTCACCCCGGAAGAAGAAAAAGAACTTTTTCTCCAACTGGAACACGAAAACAGAGTCCCTGTATCAGAAGCAATCCGCACCACAAAAGCAATCCTTCTTTCTAAGGGAATCGAATCGCCATCATCACCGGCGACCATGCGTCGTGCGGTGAACCGTTACAAACAATATGCATTCGATATGTGGGTACATCTCCGCGAAGGTGAAAAAGCATTCATCGATAAAGTGCTCCCCTACATTGTGAGGGATGATTCCAAACTGGAAGTGGGAGACGTCCTGGTTGGTGATGGTCATTACTGTAATTTTTTTGTGACGCACCCGTTCACCGGCAAGCAGGTGAGGCCGCTGTTAATCCTCTTTTACGACTGGCGTTCACGGTCAATGGCCGGTTGGGCGTTTTCGGTTACGGAAAATACCCAGGTAATCTCCGCAGCACTCCGCAACTCAATCATCGGGCTCGGAAAAATCCCGAAGGTCGTTTACATAGACAACGGAAAAGCCTTCCGCTCCAAATTTTTTACAGATGAAGTCTGTCCGGATTTTCATCAGTCTGGTCTCGGCGGCCTCTATCAACGCCTCGGGATCAAATGCGTATTTGCCCAACCCTACAACGCACGTGCAAAAGTAGTGGAGCGTTTTTTCAGAGACTTCGAAAAGTTTGAACGCTATATCCCAACATTTTGCGGATCATCCATCAAGGATAAACCAGCCTCCCTCATGAGAAATGAGCATCTCATGAAGAAGCTTAATAAACGAGCGCCGCTGGAGATCAGCCAGGTGAACCGGGCATTGCAAAGCTGGTGGAGTTTTGAGGCCAATCGTCCACATCCCACAATAAAAAACGCAACCAAGGCAGAAGTGTTTGAAGCAGGCCGGGGGAATGGTGTTGATCTCAATCAACTCCACTTCTTGATGATGGATGCCCAGGTAAAAAATTTAGGCCGCAACGGAATCCGAATGTTGAACGGGGACTACTGGAACGAAGCCTTATTCGGACTGCGTTGCAAAGTTACCGTTCGTTATGACTTCAATGACATTTCAAAAATATATGTATGGGATGAAGAGGGGGAATACCTGGGCATTGCCGAGCGACAAAAGGCCATGCACCCGATGGCCGCGCATCTGGGCACTGCAAAAGATGTTGCAGAGTTGAAGCACAAAACCAAGCAGATCAAGTCCATCAAAAAGCAAACGCAGGACCTGATTAAAAAAGCGCACGATCTTACCGGTCGCACCGCAAACGATATGCCGTGGAACAACATCATCGAGATTGCGCCGTCAACAGTCAATGCGGTTGAAAAATTCGAGAAACAAATCGAGGGCGAAAAGATAGCCGCGCAAATTCCGCAGATCACCAGTGATGAAATCGATCTTCTGCCAGAACCGGCGCCAGAGCCGGAACCGGAAAACGTAAGGCCATTGTTTGAAACCGAAGTCGAGCATTTCTGTTGGCTTCTGGAACGGGAGGAAATGAATGCCGATGATCGCGAATTTTTTGAAGAGTACAAAAAAACCGAGATGGGCAAAACCATCCTGCAGGGCCAGCCGGAACGCGCCAAAGGAGGAGCCAATGTTTAA
- a CDS encoding winged helix-turn-helix domain-containing protein, translated as MKFNQVIQVLIDKKTPRITLAELAEKTGFTEKYCKRVLKEVMNAGLARFDNRAEKEFYVIGSRQKLKGLLKTLQRPNKNRDKIWHAIRILKPVFNRKSLSEISSVNPHTVDDYLKVLAHHKIIVKVDRGRHGTNWQLIKDLGPQRPVLSEKPKKKEGVK; from the coding sequence ATGAAGTTCAACCAGGTAATCCAGGTTTTGATCGACAAGAAAACGCCCAGGATCACCCTGGCTGAACTGGCAGAGAAAACCGGCTTCACCGAAAAATATTGCAAGCGGGTGTTGAAGGAAGTCATGAATGCCGGTCTGGCCAGGTTCGATAATCGAGCGGAAAAAGAGTTCTATGTGATCGGCTCGCGCCAGAAGCTGAAAGGCTTATTAAAAACTCTTCAAAGGCCCAACAAAAACCGCGACAAAATCTGGCATGCCATTCGAATTTTAAAGCCGGTTTTTAATCGCAAGAGCTTAAGTGAGATTTCCAGCGTCAACCCGCACACAGTTGACGACTATTTAAAAGTACTCGCGCATCACAAAATCATAGTGAAAGTGGACCGTGGCAGGCACGGCACCAACTGGCAGCTTATTAAAGACCTCGGGCCGCAGCGTCCGGTCCTTTCCGAGAAACCCAAAAAGAAAGAAGGCGTTAAATGA
- a CDS encoding regulatory protein GemA, giving the protein MPSQAMLAKIHIAKKELNLDDTEYRELLFGETEKTSAKDLTDAEASKVIQAFESLGWVGSAPPSPKGAGGASSSSGLKNRFSNLDGRPGMATAKQLRMIEAIWMKHPGIQIKTGEALRRFLKNKFNLDGLRFIERDQVGKIKTAIESIRRYQ; this is encoded by the coding sequence ATGCCATCCCAAGCCATGCTGGCCAAAATCCATATAGCCAAAAAGGAATTGAATCTCGATGACACCGAATACCGCGAGTTGCTCTTTGGCGAAACCGAGAAAACCTCTGCAAAAGATTTGACGGATGCCGAAGCCTCAAAAGTGATCCAGGCATTCGAAAGTCTGGGTTGGGTTGGTTCGGCTCCCCCTTCTCCGAAGGGGGCGGGGGGGGCTTCTTCCTCCAGCGGTTTAAAAAACCGCTTCTCCAATCTCGATGGCCGACCAGGCATGGCCACCGCCAAACAACTGAGAATGATCGAGGCGATATGGATGAAGCACCCTGGAATACAAATCAAAACAGGAGAGGCGTTACGCAGATTTTTAAAGAACAAATTCAATCTCGACGGGCTCCGTTTTATCGAACGCGACCAGGTCGGGAAGATCAAAACAGCAATCGAATCGATAAGGAGATACCAATGA
- a CDS encoding AAA family ATPase, translating to MNQEMVNTKNVQDFYKGLEILKKGTAGRKGMMLVSGKPGTGKTFACQRHAVDSGAAYVRCRYVDTPRNLLHSIVAELGEEPRGFTGKLFTQAKEHLLEKPRLLILDEVDYLVANKGMIEIVRDLNDESNAPIIITGMEHIGKKLQRFPHLYDRIRAEVVFQLFEPKEIKTIASKICTATLDDSAIHYIHEKSGGKLRLTMDLFDLAERLAKQNRLKEITQEHLKSSFEKKRVRS from the coding sequence ATGAATCAGGAAATGGTCAACACCAAAAACGTTCAGGATTTTTACAAGGGTTTAGAAATCCTGAAAAAAGGAACCGCTGGGCGCAAGGGAATGATGCTGGTTTCTGGCAAGCCCGGTACCGGCAAAACCTTTGCCTGTCAACGGCATGCAGTCGACTCCGGCGCGGCCTACGTCCGCTGCCGATATGTGGACACCCCACGCAACCTGCTCCACTCAATCGTTGCTGAGCTCGGCGAGGAACCACGCGGGTTCACCGGCAAGCTGTTCACCCAGGCTAAAGAGCACCTGCTGGAAAAACCCAGGCTCCTCATCCTGGATGAAGTCGATTACCTCGTAGCCAACAAAGGCATGATCGAAATCGTGCGCGATCTGAATGATGAATCGAACGCACCCATCATCATCACCGGTATGGAGCACATCGGTAAAAAGCTCCAGCGCTTCCCGCACCTGTATGACCGCATTCGCGCCGAGGTTGTGTTCCAGCTTTTCGAACCAAAAGAAATCAAAACCATTGCCTCCAAAATCTGCACAGCAACTTTGGATGATAGTGCCATTCATTACATCCACGAAAAGAGCGGAGGCAAGCTCCGCCTCACGATGGACCTGTTTGACCTGGCCGAACGCCTCGCCAAACAAAACCGATTGAAAGAAATAACACAGGAGCACCTTAAGTCCTCTTTTGAAAAGAAAAGGGTTCGATCATGA